The following are from one region of the Bacillus methanolicus MGA3 genome:
- a CDS encoding cell wall hydrolase, whose translation MAVVKATESDISLLARLLRAEAEGEGTKGMLLVGNVGINRIRANCSDFKGIRTIPQMVFQPHAFEAITKGYFYQRARNSEKRLARRSINGERHWPGKFSLWYFRPPGDCPPTWYNQPHVGRYKLHCFYEPTPETCENVYNTF comes from the coding sequence GTGGCAGTTGTAAAGGCAACGGAATCAGACATAAGTCTTTTAGCGAGATTGTTAAGAGCAGAGGCTGAAGGAGAGGGAACAAAAGGAATGCTTCTGGTCGGCAATGTTGGAATTAATCGCATCAGAGCAAACTGTTCCGATTTCAAAGGGATACGGACAATCCCGCAGATGGTTTTTCAGCCACATGCTTTTGAAGCCATAACGAAAGGTTATTTTTATCAGAGGGCAAGGAATAGTGAAAAACGATTAGCCCGCCGTTCTATTAACGGAGAAAGGCATTGGCCGGGCAAGTTCAGCTTATGGTATTTCAGACCACCGGGTGACTGTCCTCCTACGTGGTACAATCAACCTCATGTGGGGCGTTACAAACTTCACTGTTTTTATGAACCAACACCCGAAACATGTGAAAATGTTTATAATACTTTTTAA
- the pgmB gene encoding beta-phosphoglucomutase, with the protein MVKLLRAVIFDLDGVITDTAEYHYLAWKALAEDLGISFTREFNEELKGVSRMDSLEKILARGGKQQDFSNEEKEKLADQKNRHYLTLIKNITPSDILPGVKEFISDLKTRGIKLGLASASKNAFQVMELLGIKDQFDAIVDAREIKKGKPDPEIFLAAGKLLHVEPDECIGIEDASAGVESIKRAGMFAVAIGAKENFPEADLVFSSTAELSFENILEIYNKNLT; encoded by the coding sequence ATGGTGAAACTGCTGCGAGCTGTTATTTTTGATTTGGACGGGGTTATTACGGATACTGCTGAATACCACTACTTAGCATGGAAGGCTCTGGCTGAAGATCTCGGTATTTCATTTACGAGAGAATTTAACGAGGAATTAAAAGGGGTCTCCCGAATGGATTCGCTTGAAAAAATCCTCGCCCGCGGCGGAAAACAGCAAGATTTTTCGAATGAAGAAAAAGAAAAGCTTGCAGATCAAAAAAACCGCCATTATTTAACGCTTATAAAAAATATAACTCCTTCCGACATTTTGCCGGGAGTAAAAGAGTTCATTTCGGATTTGAAAACAAGAGGAATAAAGCTTGGGTTGGCGTCTGCAAGCAAAAATGCCTTTCAGGTCATGGAGTTACTTGGGATTAAGGATCAATTTGATGCGATTGTTGATGCCAGAGAAATAAAAAAGGGCAAACCTGATCCGGAAATCTTTTTAGCGGCAGGAAAGCTTTTGCATGTCGAACCAGATGAATGCATCGGAATTGAAGATGCATCTGCAGGAGTAGAATCGATTAAACGCGCAGGGATGTTTGCGGTAGCAATCGGTGCTAAAGAGAACTTTCCTGAAGCTGATCTTGTTTTCAGCAGCACCGCTGAACTATCTTTTGAAAATATACTAGAAATTTATAACAAGAATTTAACTTAA
- a CDS encoding carbohydrate ABC transporter permease — protein sequence MDTRDRKLKVAIGLLIAMFLFAMFFPFLWVFITSFKTSGEIFGEGAFRIIPEHPTLGNFVKVIMEKGILNAVKTSFIVSSTTTIYIVIVATFAAYAISRFDFKGKKILLGLILAVSMFPQMIVVGPVYNLFLDLGLTNSYAIIFPYSTITLPMAVWILVTHFNQIPLSLEESAKMDGATSFQTLFKIVFPLAAPGVFTTAIIVFISAWNEFLLTITINSNKSYHTVPVAISFLRTQFEILWGEVAAATTIVTIPTLLIVLFFQKQIVSGLTSGGVKE from the coding sequence ATGGATACACGAGACAGGAAGCTAAAAGTGGCGATTGGACTCTTAATTGCGATGTTTCTGTTCGCAATGTTTTTTCCATTTCTATGGGTTTTCATAACCTCCTTTAAAACCTCCGGCGAAATTTTCGGAGAAGGGGCTTTTCGGATTATTCCGGAACATCCGACGCTCGGCAACTTTGTGAAAGTCATTATGGAAAAAGGGATTCTTAATGCGGTTAAAACGAGTTTCATTGTTTCTTCAACAACAACTATTTACATTGTCATTGTCGCGACTTTCGCTGCCTATGCCATTTCTCGTTTTGATTTTAAAGGAAAAAAAATTTTACTTGGATTGATTCTCGCAGTTTCCATGTTTCCGCAAATGATTGTGGTTGGTCCGGTTTACAATTTATTTTTAGACTTAGGATTGACGAACAGTTATGCGATCATTTTTCCATATTCAACCATTACATTGCCTATGGCCGTTTGGATTTTGGTCACTCATTTTAATCAAATTCCTCTTTCACTGGAGGAATCAGCGAAAATGGACGGAGCCACTTCATTCCAGACGTTATTTAAGATCGTTTTTCCGCTCGCTGCCCCAGGTGTTTTTACAACGGCAATCATCGTATTTATATCAGCCTGGAATGAGTTCCTGCTGACCATAACGATAAACTCGAACAAAAGTTATCATACAGTTCCGGTTGCGATTTCTTTTTTAAGAACACAATTTGAAATTTTGTGGGGAGAAGTAGCGGCTGCAACTACGATTGTAACGATTCCTACCTTGTTAATCGTCCTTTTCTTCCAGAAACAAATTGTTTCCGGCTTAACTTCCGGAGGGGTAAAAGAATAA